CTGGTTTATAGTAGAAAAAGTTTCTACTCTGGCTAAATTAATAAACCAATCCAGAAACATAAACGACTCTATGCCTGAGTTTACTTATGATCTGCTTTTACGTCAGGTTAAAGATATTTCCAATGCTAAAATTACAATCTTAGGGATAACTTATAAAGCTAATATAGATGATATCAGGGAATCTCCTGCTGTCAAAATAATTGAAATGATTAACAATAACCCTAATTTAAGATTGTCTATTTATGATCCACACGTTAAATACTTTGATTATGAGTTATCGGGCTTTGAAGAAGCCTTTAAAAACAGTGACTGTATACTTTTAACTGTAGATCATGCCGAGTTTAAATATCTGGATCCAGAGCAAATCGCTAAAATAGTAAGGAATAAAATAATTATAGACACCAGAAATGCTCTTAATAGACAAAAATGGGAAGAAAATGGCTTTAAATACATACTCCTTGGCGAAGGTTAGTCTTCATAATTAATTTTATGACCATTTTAGAAAGCAATCATAGATACTCAAGTTGCTACTTAAATAATTTTGAATATCATTGCGGTGACACAGTCACATCATTAAGTGATTAATCCTTCCAATAATACCATTATCATTATAAGGGTACTTCGCACTGTCTTAAGTCATCTATCATTCCAATTGCACACTCTGTCATTGCGAGGTACTTCGTACAGTCATTGGTCATCAATCATTCCAATAATACACCATGTCATTGCGAGCCATGAATCGTGGATAGCCAGCATCAATTATCCTTGCGTGGCAATCCCTAAACAATAAATTTATGCAGGTAACAACTTGAATTCATAGATATATTTTAAGCAAAATTTATTTTAATCTGATAAACAAGTATAAGCTTGGCTCAGAAAAGATGATAGATTTAATTAAATAGTTAGATTAAAATTAACTTTATTAATGCTTTAGTAAGATTAAAATAAGGAAATACCTTGCTTAATACTTCAGAAAAATTTCAAAAAGCTTTAGAACTGCATTATGCGGGAAGTATTGATGAAGCTGAACTCCTGTACGAAGAACTTTTAGGGGAAATGCCTCAGGATGATCTGCTTTTATCTTATTTGAGCCTTATTGCAATAGATAAAAAAGATTTTGATAAAGCTATAAATTATACTAATCAAGCAATAAGCATAAATCCGGATCCTAAATATTATGAAGATCTTGCAAATTTGTACTACGATAAAAAAGACTTTAATAAAGCTATAGAAGCCTATTTGCAGGTTTTAACATTAGATCCCAATAATCATAATATTCTATTTAATCTTGGATTGTCTTTCCTGTCTGAAGATAGAGTCGATGAAGCGATAGATTTCTTCAAAAAAGCATTGAGTGTAAATCCTGATGATGCTGAAATTTATTATAATCTAGCTCTTGCTTATGTTGAAAAATGTGAGTTCAAAGAAGCTATAAACAGTTTGAATCATAGTATTAAAATAAAACCTGATTATCCAGATGCAAACTTTCTTCTGGGATGTATTTTTCTTCAAACAAGTAATTTTGAGGAAGGATGGAAGCTTTATGAATGGAGATTCTTTAAAAAAGATGCAATTGAGCTTTTAAATTTCTCCAAACCAAGATGGGATGGTTCTGATATAAAAGATAAAACCATATATGTTTATCACGAACAGGGATATGGTGATTCAATCATGTTTGCAAGATTTCTACCACTATTAAGTACAATTAGTAAAAAAGTTCTGTTTAAGCCACAAGCAGGATTAGAAAAACTTTTTAAAGAAAGTAATTTGCCAGTTGATATTATAGATAATTCAGTACCTAGTTTTAATCTGGAATTTGATACATATATCCATTTATTGAGCTTACCGGGAATACTAAAAGTAAATCAATATAATATTCCTTTTAAAAATAATTATCTTAAATCCAATAAAGAAAAAACAAATCAATATAAACAAGAGTATTTTAACAATGAACAATTTAAAATAGGCATTGCCTGGCAGTCAAATCCCAATATTGAAAAGAAAAGACCTATTCCACTAAAATATTTTTATAAACTAGCTGGTTTGAAAAATATTAAACTGTACTCTCTTCAAAAAGGGTATGGTATAGAGCAACTCGATAATATTCCTGAAGAAGTCGAAATAATAAATATTGGCAAAACATTCAATAATTTTTCAGATACAGCAGCAGCTATACAGAACCTGGATCTTGTTATAACCATAGATACCTCTATTGCTCATTTATCAGGATCTTTAGGTAAGAGTACATTAGTATTATTGCCCTATTCTCCTGACTGGCGTTGGTTATTAGATAGTGAAAACAGCATATGGTACGACAGTTTAAAGCTATACAGACAAAAAACTCCCGGAGATTGGGACGAAACTATGAAAAGAATACTATTGGATATAAAGGATATTCTCGATAGTTAATTCTACTTGATCAATACTTTGCTTTTAGACCTAAATTATATAATAATAAATTGTTGTAAGTTATCCAGAGCCAATCTTTTAGAAAACGGAAATAAAATATGAACCGGAAGATATTTATAGCTGGACATAAAGGTCTTGTTGGAAGCGCAATTCATAGACAGCTTATTAAAGAGGGATTCACAAATATAATTACAAAAACAAGACAAGAACTTGATTTATTGGATACTAAGCAAGTTTTTGAGTTTTTTGAAAAAGAAAAACCAGATTGGGTTTTCCTTGCTGCTGCAAAAGTTGGTGGAATTCATGCAAATAATACTTATCCTGCTGATTTTTTGTTGGAAAATCTTAAAATTCAAAGTAATATCATAGAATCTAGCTATAAAAATAATGTAAAAAAGCTTCTCTTTCTCGGATCAAGCTGCATTTATCCTAAAAATGCACCGCAGCCATTAAAAGAAGAGTATCTTTTAACATCTCCTTTAGAACCTACAAATGAGGCTTATGCTATAGCAAAAATAACCGGAATAAAGCTTTGTAATGCTATGAATAAACAATATGGTGCAAATTATCTTTCTGTAATGCCTTCCAATCTTTATGGATTAAATGATAACTATCACCTTGAAAATGCTCATGTATTGCCAACTTTAATCAGAAGATTTCACGAAGCAAAAGAAAAAAATCTGGATGAAGTTATAATCTGGGGAACAGGAACCCCAAGGCGTGAGTTTAT
The nucleotide sequence above comes from Candidatus Melainabacteria bacterium RIFOXYA2_FULL_32_9. Encoded proteins:
- a CDS encoding GDP-fucose synthetase, translated to MNRKIFIAGHKGLVGSAIHRQLIKEGFTNIITKTRQELDLLDTKQVFEFFEKEKPDWVFLAAAKVGGIHANNTYPADFLLENLKIQSNIIESSYKNNVKKLLFLGSSCIYPKNAPQPLKEEYLLTSPLEPTNEAYAIAKITGIKLCNAMNKQYGANYLSVMPSNLYGLNDNYHLENAHVLPTLIRRFHEAKEKNLDEVIIWGTGTPRREFMYSDDLAEACIFLMKNYETKDIGEFINIGTGTDCTIMELAETIKQMVGFKGKISLDLSKPDGTMKKLLDVSRINSLGWKAKTTLEEGIKKSYQDFLTGLSVRL